A window from uncultured Desulfobacter sp. encodes these proteins:
- a CDS encoding iron-containing alcohol dehydrogenase — translation MSNGEAVFGFYIPTVTLMGVGAHKQICAQMKSLGVCKPFIVADKGITAAGITAQICDLLKAEMGAEAVVYDDTVPNPTDKNVEEGLALYQKSGCDMIITLGGGSSHDCGKGIGLVATNGGTIHDYEGVDKSTQAMPPFIAINTTAGTASEMTRFCIITDTSRKVKMAIVDWRVTPAIAINDPLLMMGMPSFLTAATGMDALTHSVEAYVSTIATPITDACAIKSIELISEYLRPAVANGADIVARDKMAYAEYLAGMAFNNASLGHVHAMAHQLGGFYNLPHGVCNAILLPHVSRYNLIAKLDRYADIAVALGENIEGLSAREAAERALTAIQTLSKDVGIPSDLTQLGVKKEDLKIMAENAQKDACGATNPRRPTLDDVIQIYTNAL, via the coding sequence ATGTCAAACGGAGAAGCAGTTTTCGGATTTTACATTCCCACAGTTACCCTCATGGGCGTTGGTGCCCACAAACAAATTTGCGCCCAGATGAAAAGCCTCGGGGTCTGCAAACCTTTCATTGTCGCTGATAAGGGTATTACCGCAGCTGGAATCACCGCCCAGATCTGTGATTTGCTCAAAGCAGAAATGGGAGCAGAAGCTGTAGTCTACGATGATACAGTGCCCAATCCCACCGACAAAAACGTTGAAGAAGGTCTTGCGCTTTACCAGAAGAGCGGCTGCGACATGATCATCACCCTGGGTGGCGGCAGCTCCCATGACTGTGGTAAAGGCATCGGCCTTGTTGCTACCAATGGCGGAACCATCCACGACTACGAAGGCGTTGATAAGTCTACCCAGGCCATGCCTCCTTTTATCGCCATCAACACCACTGCAGGTACCGCCTCTGAGATGACCCGTTTCTGCATCATCACAGACACCAGCAGAAAAGTAAAAATGGCCATCGTTGACTGGCGTGTAACACCTGCCATCGCCATCAATGACCCGCTGCTGATGATGGGTATGCCCAGCTTCCTGACAGCTGCTACCGGTATGGACGCGTTGACTCACTCCGTAGAAGCATATGTTTCTACCATCGCAACTCCAATTACCGACGCTTGCGCCATCAAGTCCATTGAGTTGATCTCCGAATACCTTAGACCTGCTGTTGCCAATGGTGCGGATATTGTTGCCAGAGATAAAATGGCCTATGCCGAGTACCTTGCAGGTATGGCATTCAACAATGCAAGCCTTGGCCATGTTCATGCAATGGCTCACCAGTTGGGCGGGTTCTACAACCTTCCCCATGGTGTTTGCAACGCTATCCTTCTTCCCCATGTTTCCCGCTACAACTTGATTGCCAAGCTTGACCGCTACGCAGACATTGCTGTAGCCCTTGGAGAAAATATCGAAGGTCTTTCTGCCAGAGAAGCTGCTGAACGTGCATTGACGGCCATCCAGACCCTGTCTAAAGACGTTGGAATTCCTTCTGACCTGACCCAGCTTGGTGTTAAGAAAGAAGATCTGAAAATCATGGCTGAAAACGCCCAGAAAGATGCTTGCGGTGCAACCAACCCCAGACGTCCGACCCTGGACGACGTAATCCAGATCTATACAAACGCGCTCTAA
- a CDS encoding response regulator — translation MQTHPFKKFVLTGLCLLIFFYPATAISGTDAIKIGVLAKRSTDNCLKKWSPTADYLSRVIPAYSFRIIPLEFKDINQTVKDGGVDFVLANSAIYVELEVRHGVSRIATLKNKRLNGTYTTFGSVVFCLKQPSDIRTYKDLKKKHFAAVSENSFGGWLMARRELQEAGINPYKDFSTLSFMGTHDAVVMSILNKEVDAGTVRTDTLERMQLEGKINLDDFFVIHEHGGGQVHLPFLHSTREYPEWPMAQVVHTSDELAEIVAHRLIEIQPDSKPAVAASCSGWTIPKNYQSVHDCLKVLKAPPYKDYGTFTPKQVLFKYWYIILFICFFLAVMGISTFIFARLNKRNRTTAELLKKSKAETDQVHAATQKMLKAMPFGVILVGRDKIIRSANKAALSMMGYDNESDLIGKVCHNFICPAQKGNCPVLDIGQAVDSSERTVINKDNKKIAVMKSVIQITLNNEDLLLEAFTDISQIKKAEKDLARSEKKLNTVMETSAEPMVVYDKDGNAEYINPAFEKIFGWSPQEVIGKKIDFVPREAAENTRQAFDMVMQGNICYGLETARYTKRGKKKEIRITASPIMDDSKRYNGMVVNLQDISELVLSRRIAEEASLAKSSFFANMSHEIRTPMNAIIGMSHLCLGTDLTPRQRNYVQMVHQSAQLLLGITNDILDFSKIEAGKMELESIPFNFEEVLTNLSNMVSVKAQENGLEVLFDIEPGTPVQLIGDPLRLGQILLNLTGNALKFTESGEIVVKVRSVKIQGGTVELEVMVKDTGVGMTLEQQSRLFQAFSQADGSTTRKYGGTGLGLTICKHLVGLMNGRIWVESASGKGSCFYFTVVLGINMDKVGDGESSVPVNLEQLKVLVVDDVASTRQMFAQTLGSFSFRVTCVDSGRAALQAIEKAPAEDPFRLVFMDYMMPEMNGIQAANEIKKLSNGQDPAIILVTAMAQEEIFSEVENASLDGCLTKPVVPSDLLDAVMNTLGGKGGMRIAPNMSDPWKINPLQTINGARILVAEDNTINQILAEDLLTQAGFEVVIAENGKKAVELVENVRFDLILMDLQMPEMDGFEATRIILEKQTGNHPPIIAMTANALAGDRERCLGAGMVDHIAKPIEPNVLFDTLLKWIPAMDGGPTVVDPKTVDAEFVSLAGIDTDVGLARMNGSQDLYMTVLKQFFQDHRTDDRIIARALGQKDVPLAQRTAHTLKGVSGGIGAQALYDSALKVEKAIKDDQFDQLEPLMENLARNLSLVVDDLEKKIMAPSLDKTKKIKHTPIDMEKLKILLDDFQRLAQEMDPDMDSKAKQIHQLLENHDSPLKKISGTLLAYAEDMDFKEALGMLDELKRQLDSDD, via the coding sequence ATGCAAACCCATCCTTTTAAAAAATTTGTTTTAACAGGATTATGCCTGTTAATTTTTTTTTATCCGGCAACGGCGATTTCCGGCACCGACGCTATTAAGATTGGGGTGCTGGCAAAACGCAGTACAGATAATTGCCTGAAAAAATGGTCGCCCACAGCTGACTATTTGTCCCGTGTTATCCCGGCTTATTCTTTTCGCATTATTCCCCTTGAATTTAAAGATATTAACCAAACGGTAAAAGATGGGGGGGTGGATTTTGTTCTGGCAAATTCAGCGATTTATGTTGAATTAGAGGTCCGGCACGGGGTGAGTCGGATTGCAACCTTGAAAAATAAACGACTCAATGGCACCTACACAACATTTGGCAGCGTTGTGTTCTGCTTGAAACAACCATCTGATATTCGAACATATAAAGATCTTAAAAAAAAACATTTTGCAGCGGTGAGCGAAAATTCATTTGGCGGATGGCTTATGGCCCGGCGGGAGTTACAAGAGGCTGGCATTAATCCATACAAGGATTTTTCAACACTCTCTTTTATGGGGACCCATGACGCGGTTGTCATGTCAATTTTAAACAAAGAGGTTGACGCTGGAACCGTGCGGACAGATACCTTGGAGCGAATGCAGCTGGAAGGCAAAATTAATCTGGACGATTTTTTTGTTATTCATGAGCATGGCGGGGGACAGGTCCATCTGCCGTTTCTTCATTCAACAAGAGAGTATCCCGAGTGGCCCATGGCCCAAGTTGTTCATACTTCGGACGAGCTTGCTGAAATCGTTGCCCATCGTTTAATTGAGATCCAACCCGATTCAAAACCTGCCGTTGCCGCGTCATGTTCCGGCTGGACCATTCCTAAAAATTATCAATCTGTTCATGACTGTTTAAAAGTTTTAAAAGCGCCGCCTTACAAGGATTACGGGACATTTACACCCAAGCAGGTTTTGTTTAAATACTGGTATATTATCCTCTTTATATGTTTTTTCCTTGCGGTCATGGGCATCAGCACATTTATCTTTGCCCGTCTGAACAAACGCAATCGCACAACTGCCGAATTGTTAAAAAAATCAAAAGCCGAAACAGATCAAGTGCACGCCGCCACACAGAAAATGCTTAAAGCCATGCCGTTTGGTGTGATTCTGGTGGGTAGAGATAAAATTATCCGTAGTGCCAATAAGGCGGCCCTTTCAATGATGGGGTATGACAATGAATCTGATCTGATCGGCAAGGTGTGCCATAATTTTATTTGTCCTGCCCAGAAAGGCAACTGTCCGGTCCTTGATATCGGGCAGGCCGTGGACTCATCAGAAAGGACGGTTATCAATAAGGATAATAAAAAAATTGCGGTGATGAAAAGTGTGATTCAAATCACTCTGAATAATGAAGATCTGCTGCTTGAGGCATTTACCGATATTTCACAGATAAAAAAGGCTGAAAAAGATCTGGCCCGCAGTGAAAAGAAACTGAACACGGTCATGGAAACCAGTGCCGAACCCATGGTGGTGTATGACAAAGACGGCAACGCCGAATATATCAACCCTGCCTTTGAAAAAATTTTTGGATGGTCACCCCAGGAAGTGATTGGAAAGAAAATTGATTTTGTTCCCCGGGAAGCGGCTGAAAATACCCGGCAGGCCTTTGACATGGTCATGCAGGGAAACATCTGTTATGGGCTGGAAACCGCAAGATATACCAAAAGGGGCAAGAAAAAAGAGATACGAATTACGGCGTCTCCCATTATGGATGATTCAAAACGTTACAACGGAATGGTCGTCAACTTGCAGGATATCAGTGAGCTTGTCCTGTCCCGCAGGATCGCCGAAGAAGCAAGTCTTGCCAAAAGCTCTTTTTTTGCCAACATGAGCCATGAAATCCGTACCCCCATGAATGCCATCATAGGCATGTCCCACCTTTGCCTGGGCACTGACCTGACACCGCGCCAGCGCAATTACGTTCAGATGGTTCATCAGTCTGCCCAATTATTGCTGGGCATTACCAATGATATTCTGGATTTTTCCAAAATTGAAGCCGGCAAAATGGAACTGGAATCCATTCCGTTTAATTTCGAAGAGGTCTTAACCAACCTTAGCAATATGGTTTCCGTCAAGGCCCAGGAAAATGGTCTTGAAGTTTTATTTGACATTGAGCCGGGTACACCGGTTCAGCTCATCGGAGATCCCCTGCGGTTGGGCCAGATTCTGCTCAACCTGACCGGTAATGCCCTTAAATTTACGGAATCCGGTGAAATCGTCGTCAAAGTGCGGTCAGTTAAAATACAAGGGGGGACGGTTGAACTGGAGGTGATGGTAAAAGACACCGGGGTCGGTATGACATTGGAACAACAATCAAGACTGTTTCAAGCCTTTAGCCAGGCCGACGGCAGTACCACCAGAAAATATGGCGGCACCGGGTTGGGATTAACCATTTGTAAACACTTGGTTGGGTTGATGAATGGAAGGATATGGGTTGAAAGCGCATCCGGTAAAGGCAGCTGTTTTTATTTCACCGTCGTTCTGGGTATCAATATGGACAAAGTCGGGGACGGTGAATCAAGCGTACCTGTGAATCTGGAGCAGCTTAAGGTGCTTGTGGTGGATGATGTGGCCAGCACCAGGCAGATGTTTGCCCAGACCCTGGGATCGTTTTCTTTCCGGGTGACCTGTGTCGATTCTGGCCGGGCCGCTTTGCAGGCCATAGAAAAGGCCCCGGCAGAGGACCCTTTCCGGCTTGTGTTTATGGATTACATGATGCCGGAAATGAACGGCATCCAAGCGGCAAATGAGATCAAAAAATTGTCAAACGGTCAAGATCCGGCCATCATTCTGGTCACGGCCATGGCCCAGGAAGAGATTTTTAGCGAAGTAGAAAACGCCAGCCTGGATGGCTGTTTGACAAAACCTGTGGTGCCTTCCGATCTGCTGGATGCCGTGATGAACACCCTGGGTGGGAAAGGGGGGATGAGAATTGCCCCAAATATGTCCGATCCCTGGAAAATTAATCCGTTACAAACCATCAACGGTGCAAGAATACTGGTGGCAGAGGATAACACCATCAATCAGATCCTGGCCGAGGATCTGCTCACCCAGGCAGGATTTGAGGTCGTTATTGCCGAGAATGGAAAAAAGGCCGTTGAACTGGTGGAAAATGTCAGGTTTGACCTGATATTAATGGATCTTCAGATGCCTGAAATGGATGGGTTTGAAGCCACCCGCATCATTTTGGAAAAGCAAACGGGCAATCATCCGCCCATCATTGCCATGACCGCCAATGCCCTGGCCGGGGACCGGGAACGCTGCCTTGGGGCGGGAATGGTTGACCATATTGCCAAACCCATTGAGCCCAATGTTCTGTTTGATACCCTGCTCAAATGGATACCGGCCATGGACGGTGGACCGACGGTGGTTGATCCAAAGACGGTTGACGCTGAATTTGTATCCCTGGCCGGTATAGATACCGATGTGGGCCTGGCAAGAATGAACGGCAGCCAAGATCTTTATATGACAGTGCTTAAACAATTTTTCCAAGACCACCGCACCGATGACCGGATTATTGCCCGGGCACTCGGTCAAAAGGATGTTCCCCTGGCACAAAGAACGGCCCATACCCTTAAAGGCGTTTCCGGCGGGATTGGTGCCCAGGCATTGTATGACAGTGCCCTGAAAGTTGAAAAAGCAATCAAAGATGATCAGTTCGACCAGCTTGAACCACTCATGGAAAATTTGGCCAGAAATTTGTCTTTGGTGGTTGATGATCTGGAAAAAAAGATCATGGCACCGTCATTGGATAAGACAAAAAAAATCAAGCACACGCCCATTGATATGGAAAAATTAAAGATCCTTCTGGATGATTTCCAACGACTGGCCCAGGAGATGGATCCCGACATGGACAGCAAAGCAAAACAGATACACCAGTTGCTTGAGAACCATGACAGTCCCTTGAAAAAAATAAGTGGTACGCTACTGGCCTATGCAGAAGATATGGATTTTAAAGAAGCTCTTGGGATGCTGGATGAACTTAAACGTCAACTGGATAGTGACGATTGA
- a CDS encoding CoB--CoM heterodisulfide reductase iron-sulfur subunit B family protein → MKCALFSGCRTGFDIPQHPTSAKAVLSRLNVGVEELDFGCCGYPVKEKSLDAYLLLAIRNLAIAQARHLPILTLCKCCFGSLKQAEHYLNNDREKLFKINSILEKEGLNYRAGAVKIYHMLTFLDQEIDKGVIQRSVVHSLDGIKVAASYGCHALRPSAITGLDDHPNAPTIFERIIQLTGAEPVKWSKGLDCCGNPLLEKNDDLAREFVLGKYETAKQEGADIICTACNYCHIQFEYGRKLILKSGLTKPIPAVLLTQLLGQAMGLEKCLAGVDTAA, encoded by the coding sequence ATGAAATGCGCACTATTCTCCGGATGCAGAACCGGATTTGACATTCCCCAGCACCCAACGTCGGCCAAAGCGGTTTTATCCAGACTCAATGTCGGGGTTGAAGAACTTGATTTCGGCTGTTGCGGATACCCGGTCAAGGAAAAGAGCCTGGATGCTTATCTTTTGCTGGCCATACGGAATCTGGCCATCGCCCAGGCCCGTCACCTGCCCATACTGACCCTGTGCAAGTGTTGTTTCGGTTCCCTTAAACAGGCCGAACATTATCTCAACAATGATCGTGAAAAACTGTTCAAGATTAATTCAATCCTGGAAAAAGAAGGGCTGAATTACAGGGCAGGTGCCGTCAAGATTTATCATATGCTGACCTTTTTGGACCAGGAAATTGATAAAGGCGTTATCCAGCGAAGTGTTGTGCATTCCCTTGACGGTATCAAAGTGGCTGCAAGCTACGGTTGTCACGCCCTGCGCCCTTCAGCCATTACCGGGCTGGATGACCACCCCAATGCACCGACGATATTTGAAAGGATTATTCAACTGACCGGGGCAGAACCCGTAAAATGGTCCAAGGGTCTGGATTGCTGCGGTAATCCTTTGTTGGAAAAAAACGACGATCTGGCCCGGGAATTTGTTCTGGGAAAATATGAAACGGCAAAACAGGAAGGGGCGGATATCATCTGCACGGCTTGTAATTACTGCCATATCCAATTTGAATATGGCCGAAAGCTTATTTTGAAATCGGGATTAACTAAACCCATACCTGCCGTACTCCTGACCCAGTTGCTCGGTCAGGCCATGGGGCTTGAAAAGTGTTTGGCAGGCGTCGACACTGCAGCTTGA
- a CDS encoding response regulator: MDKQSCILIVDDERQNIRVLNEFLRDTYKIMAAKDGEQALKAVKGKTVPDLILLDIMMPGIDGYDVCRRLKADEKTAHIPVIFVTAVTETQDAARGFQAGAVDFIQKPLDPIIAKARVDLHIKLHKTMAELKEALSQVKKLSGLLPICMYCKKIRDDKGYWNQLEAYIDNHSEAQFSHSICNECAEKHYPDLDIYDDQSS; this comes from the coding sequence ATGGATAAACAAAGCTGTATTTTGATCGTAGATGATGAGCGGCAAAATATTAGAGTGCTGAACGAATTCTTGCGCGACACATATAAGATTATGGCTGCTAAAGATGGGGAGCAGGCCCTTAAGGCAGTCAAGGGCAAAACTGTACCGGATTTGATCTTACTTGATATTATGATGCCGGGTATCGACGGATATGACGTTTGCAGAAGGCTGAAAGCCGATGAAAAGACAGCGCATATCCCCGTCATTTTCGTAACGGCGGTTACTGAAACCCAAGATGCGGCCCGGGGGTTCCAGGCAGGTGCCGTGGATTTTATACAAAAGCCGCTGGATCCGATCATTGCAAAGGCCAGGGTTGATCTGCATATTAAACTGCACAAAACCATGGCTGAACTCAAGGAGGCGTTATCCCAGGTCAAAAAATTGAGCGGGCTTTTACCCATATGCATGTATTGTAAAAAAATTCGTGATGACAAAGGCTATTGGAACCAGCTCGAGGCGTATATAGACAATCATTCGGAAGCACAGTTCAGTCACAGTATCTGTAATGAATGCGCAGAAAAACATTATCCCGATCTGGACATATATGATGATCAAAGCAGTTGA
- a CDS encoding response regulator — MKRKIYMLLTAGFWISAIGFSLFWNLKTTEKSVNQSLLNVGRSFFAEIEITRLWNARHGGVYVPITQETQPNPYLDIDDRDVTTLTGVHLTKINPAFMTRQIAEIAEQENRVHYHITSLKPIRPDNKGDDWEKKALHRFKNGEKEVFAVFEESSQFRYMAPLPVKQACLKCHAKQGYKLGEVRGGISITVPAKEYIQAIQLSSNNFKLIHIIVLVVGLVLFYLLNHFRDTHDLKMNQKNRELEHAAQTLKKAKAHADAANRIKSEFLANMSHEIRTPMNAIIGMSGLALQTAVDKRTKNYISKVNQSAELLLGILNDILDFSKIESGKMNLEIIDFSLEDVMVNLLNIIGLKSGEKGLELMYQINPQTPVALVGDPLRVGQILLNLCNNAVKFTKPGGEVVVSISIEEETEDDIKLRFSVQDSGIGMTQEEQENLFQPFSQADSSITRKYGGTGLGLVISKQLTEMMGGEIWVDSTPGAGSTFYFTARFGRQTQQQPSRPIDAGHPDSMNILIVDDNETARDILSRQLDHFQWTVSQADCGETAIRILKEMDQSDPCDLVLMDWRMPGMDGIETAGVIQRHIGLGHIPKIIIMSAYDRVAVPKAAEKLNLAGFLAKPITPCQLYNAVLVAMGHEAVALSFNDKDAENIEAAVNKLRGAKVLLVEDNKINQELATELLTNNGIAVDCAVNGQQALALLEINPYDGVLMDCQMPVMDGYAATKIIRQKAEYEKLPVIAMTAHAMADDRQKSLDAGMTDYISKPLDVSKMFVTMAKWIVPGVCVQDTPEIFKQVDRQGSGLPECPGIDMAAGLKIVQNNVALYKKLLLKFFDTYADFHETFKNVLKNGDSQAAGIAAHTLKGVAGNLGMKHIYQSASALELAVKNATGHEEELLETLLSELKTVVAGLEKLREESVGGGD; from the coding sequence ATGAAACGTAAAATCTATATGCTGTTAACTGCCGGGTTTTGGATCAGCGCCATTGGTTTTTCTCTTTTTTGGAATCTCAAAACCACCGAAAAAAGTGTCAACCAGTCTTTGTTGAATGTCGGGCGTTCCTTTTTTGCCGAAATTGAAATCACCCGTCTGTGGAACGCCAGACATGGCGGTGTCTATGTGCCCATAACCCAAGAAACACAACCCAACCCATATCTGGATATAGACGATCGTGATGTGACCACCTTAACGGGCGTGCATCTGACCAAGATTAATCCCGCCTTTATGACCCGCCAGATTGCCGAAATAGCTGAACAGGAAAATAGGGTTCATTATCACATCACCAGCCTAAAGCCCATTCGGCCTGACAATAAGGGAGATGACTGGGAAAAAAAGGCGTTGCATCGTTTTAAGAATGGGGAAAAAGAAGTTTTTGCCGTTTTTGAAGAGAGCTCTCAATTTAGATATATGGCGCCCCTTCCCGTGAAACAGGCCTGTTTAAAATGCCATGCAAAGCAGGGGTACAAACTTGGAGAGGTGCGAGGCGGTATCAGTATCACAGTCCCGGCAAAAGAATATATACAAGCCATCCAGCTTTCCAGCAACAACTTTAAATTGATCCATATCATTGTTCTCGTAGTCGGGCTGGTTCTCTTTTATCTGTTAAATCATTTTCGAGACACACACGACCTGAAAATGAACCAGAAAAACAGGGAACTTGAACACGCAGCCCAAACGCTGAAGAAAGCCAAGGCCCATGCGGATGCTGCCAATAGAATAAAAAGTGAGTTCCTTGCCAATATGAGTCATGAGATCCGAACGCCGATGAACGCCATCATCGGCATGTCCGGTCTTGCCTTGCAGACGGCCGTGGACAAGAGAACCAAAAATTACATTTCAAAGGTTAATCAGTCGGCAGAGTTGCTGCTGGGCATCTTGAACGATATCCTCGATTTTTCCAAAATTGAGTCTGGGAAAATGAACCTGGAAATCATTGATTTCAGTCTTGAGGATGTAATGGTGAACCTTTTAAACATCATTGGCCTCAAGTCCGGTGAAAAGGGGCTGGAACTGATGTATCAGATCAATCCGCAGACCCCTGTGGCACTTGTGGGAGATCCCCTGAGGGTCGGCCAGATTTTGCTGAATTTGTGCAATAATGCTGTTAAGTTCACCAAGCCCGGGGGAGAGGTGGTGGTTTCGATTTCCATAGAAGAAGAGACCGAAGATGATATTAAACTTCGGTTTTCGGTGCAGGATTCCGGTATCGGGATGACCCAAGAAGAGCAGGAGAATTTGTTTCAGCCGTTCAGTCAGGCAGACAGTTCAATCACCCGAAAGTACGGAGGGACAGGGCTCGGGCTGGTGATATCCAAACAGTTGACGGAGATGATGGGCGGAGAGATATGGGTTGACAGCACCCCCGGGGCCGGCAGTACTTTTTATTTTACGGCCCGGTTCGGCAGGCAGACACAACAGCAACCGAGCCGTCCTATTGATGCCGGGCACCCTGACAGTATGAACATCTTGATTGTTGATGACAATGAGACGGCCCGTGACATCCTGAGTCGGCAGCTTGACCACTTCCAATGGACGGTGAGCCAGGCTGACTGTGGTGAGACGGCTATTCGTATCTTGAAAGAAATGGATCAAAGTGACCCCTGTGATCTTGTTCTCATGGATTGGCGTATGCCGGGTATGGACGGTATTGAGACTGCCGGGGTGATTCAACGTCATATCGGGCTTGGGCACATACCCAAGATCATCATCATGTCGGCTTACGATCGAGTGGCTGTGCCTAAAGCTGCTGAGAAACTTAATCTGGCCGGATTTCTTGCCAAACCCATTACCCCTTGCCAGTTGTACAATGCCGTTCTGGTGGCCATGGGCCATGAGGCTGTTGCGTTGAGTTTCAATGATAAGGATGCTGAAAATATTGAGGCGGCGGTGAATAAACTGCGGGGCGCTAAAGTCCTGCTGGTCGAAGATAATAAAATTAATCAGGAGCTTGCAACTGAGCTGCTGACCAATAACGGTATCGCTGTGGATTGCGCGGTTAACGGGCAACAAGCGTTGGCGCTGCTTGAAATCAATCCGTATGACGGCGTTTTGATGGACTGTCAGATGCCTGTCATGGACGGGTATGCCGCCACGAAAATTATTCGGCAGAAAGCTGAATATGAAAAACTGCCCGTTATTGCAATGACGGCCCATGCCATGGCCGATGACCGTCAAAAAAGCCTTGATGCCGGGATGACCGATTATATCAGCAAGCCCCTTGATGTTTCCAAAATGTTTGTGACCATGGCCAAATGGATCGTTCCAGGGGTATGCGTTCAAGATACGCCTGAAATTTTCAAACAGGTGGACCGCCAAGGCTCCGGTCTGCCCGAGTGTCCAGGTATTGATATGGCGGCCGGCTTAAAGATTGTGCAAAATAATGTCGCACTCTATAAAAAACTGCTTTTAAAATTTTTTGATACCTATGCCGATTTTCATGAAACCTTTAAAAATGTATTGAAAAACGGTGATTCCCAGGCTGCCGGCATTGCCGCCCATACGTTGAAAGGCGTGGCCGGTAACCTTGGAATGAAACATATTTACCAATCCGCCTCTGCGCTGGAGTTGGCCGTAAAGAATGCAACCGGGCATGAGGAAGAACTGCTTGAAACGCTGCTTTCCGAACTAAAGACTGTTGTTGCAGGTCTTGAAAAACTGCGGGAAGAATCAGTTGGTGGGGGTGATTAA
- a CDS encoding 4Fe-4S dicluster domain-containing protein, with protein MLYTWSFTIAVAVFLLGIIYRTMGFFRLIIGPEDTEITTADRVKTFLFDLVGMLFSPAKIFYFLKTAITDVVLQLPLKRQDPQKWVMHICIFWGFAALFFFHALDDYVSQALFSGYMPTLNPYMFLRNIAGVMVIAGLAIAIYRRRTHFRLKQISTKLDYLAIVLLAVIMISGFGLEAAKIISSGVFDDMVEEYGSLDEEELPALKAVWQEDYNVSFPGETIQVDPEILEEGRILNEDNCMACHANPKWAIVSYPISIFMKPFAGFLNGHRLDSLILAIHFLSCFFALAYLPFSKFFHILTTPISLLISGVSGQTLKREENKATRRALDLSACTQCGTCTSHCAVGPLYEIFGNPWVFPSERVTQIRESAWGKSMDAESKDAFLQGSFICTLCNKCSQLCPAGLDLQDIWMAARERMKEKFLADPVVRVREICKENEAKKAEYEGPVKLKSEQKSIVKSLKESFQATTFSHCYTCLTCTNSCPVTGVTGDIGKFGSAPHQVIHALVLGQIDLAKDASIVWDCLTCYKCQENCPQGVKITDIFYQLKNMVYHQEFGI; from the coding sequence GTGCTTTATACCTGGAGTTTTACTATTGCAGTAGCAGTATTCCTTCTCGGAATCATTTACAGGACCATGGGATTTTTTCGGTTGATCATCGGACCGGAAGACACCGAAATTACGACGGCAGACCGAGTAAAAACTTTTTTGTTCGATCTGGTAGGCATGTTGTTTTCGCCTGCCAAGATCTTCTATTTTCTTAAAACGGCGATTACGGATGTGGTGCTCCAATTACCACTCAAGCGCCAGGATCCCCAAAAGTGGGTGATGCATATATGCATTTTCTGGGGATTTGCAGCATTGTTCTTTTTCCACGCCCTGGACGACTATGTCAGCCAAGCTCTTTTTTCAGGTTACATGCCCACCTTGAATCCATATATGTTCCTTCGAAACATTGCCGGTGTCATGGTCATCGCGGGACTGGCCATTGCCATATACCGCAGGCGAACCCATTTCCGGTTAAAGCAGATCTCCACGAAACTCGATTACCTGGCAATTGTCCTGCTGGCCGTAATCATGATCTCCGGCTTTGGCCTTGAAGCTGCCAAGATTATCTCTTCGGGCGTGTTTGACGACATGGTTGAAGAGTACGGTTCTTTGGACGAAGAGGAACTGCCGGCCCTTAAGGCGGTCTGGCAGGAAGACTATAATGTCTCTTTTCCCGGGGAGACCATCCAGGTCGATCCTGAAATTTTGGAAGAAGGCAGAATCCTCAATGAAGATAATTGTATGGCCTGCCATGCCAACCCAAAGTGGGCCATTGTCTCCTATCCAATCTCCATTTTCATGAAACCCTTTGCCGGGTTTTTAAACGGACATCGCCTGGATTCACTGATACTGGCCATTCATTTTTTAAGCTGCTTTTTTGCTTTGGCTTACCTGCCTTTCAGCAAGTTTTTTCATATTCTGACCACCCCCATAAGCCTTTTGATCTCAGGTGTTTCAGGCCAGACGCTCAAACGCGAAGAAAACAAGGCCACCCGCCGGGCCCTTGACCTGTCCGCCTGTACCCAGTGCGGCACCTGCACAAGCCATTGTGCGGTGGGGCCGCTCTATGAAATCTTTGGCAACCCATGGGTGTTCCCTTCCGAACGTGTGACCCAAATCCGAGAATCGGCATGGGGCAAGTCCATGGATGCCGAATCCAAAGATGCCTTTTTACAGGGCAGTTTTATTTGCACCTTGTGTAACAAATGCTCCCAGCTGTGTCCTGCCGGGCTGGACCTGCAGGATATCTGGATGGCGGCCAGAGAACGGATGAAGGAGAAATTTCTTGCTGATCCCGTTGTCAGGGTCAGGGAAATCTGCAAGGAAAACGAAGCTAAAAAAGCGGAATATGAAGGCCCGGTCAAGCTCAAATCCGAACAAAAATCCATCGTCAAGTCCTTGAAGGAGTCCTTCCAGGCGACAACATTTTCACACTGTTACACCTGCCTGACATGCACCAATTCATGCCCGGTAACAGGAGTGACAGGTGACATCGGAAAGTTTGGATCCGCACCTCACCAAGTGATTCATGCCCTGGTTCTTGGGCAAATCGATTTGGCAAAGGATGCCTCAATTGTCTGGGACTGCCTGACCTGTTATAAATGCCAGGAAAATTGTCCCCAGGGGGTCAAGATTACGGATATTTTTTATCAACTTAAAAACATGGTATACCATCAGGAATTTGGAATATGA